One region of Ictalurus furcatus strain D&B chromosome 17, Billie_1.0, whole genome shotgun sequence genomic DNA includes:
- the dhx40 gene encoding probable ATP-dependent RNA helicase DHX40 isoform X1, with product MTNPEESSWTGDVESKLLPIYQHRHKLIEAVKENQFLVVTGETGSGKTTQLPQYLYQAGLCRDGKIGLTQPRRVAAITVAQRVSQELGVSLGHQVGYQVRFDDCTTKDTLIKYMTDGCMLREILTDRSLRQYSVVILDEVHERSLNTDILLGLLKKTPSRGCHGRTLPLKVVVMSATLETDKLSVFLGDCPVFAIPGRTYPVKELFCNLIGPKEKEGSAYVKAVVKMALDVHTNEAAGDILVFLTGQSEIEKACDMLFEKAESIDYRYDVNDRTVEGLLILPLYGSMPTDQQKQIFQPAPAGVRKCVVATNIAATSLTINGVRYIVDSGFVKQLNHNSRVGLDILDVVPISKSEAQQRAGRAGRTSPGKCFRIYNKEFWEKCMPEYTVPEIQRTSLTSVILTLKCLGVHDVIRFPYLDHPEERFILDALKKLYQFDAIDRKGNVTTLGRLMVEFPLPPGLTRALLKSAALGCEEVMLPVAAMLSVENIFIRPGCHFSNRTVITVITTILITVHTFLYFVHKGLPEKQKEAEIMHRELAARAGGSNDFLMLLCIFEKCRASENPSAWSKDHWIHWRALKSAFSVETQLKEILFRLKQRKDFPQETFKGSKSELLRQCLCQGYFTNVARRSVGKAFCTMDGHGSTVHIHPSSSLFGQEAQLDWIIFHDVLVTSRVYVRTVCPIRYDWVEGLLPKLHEIDVYDLSNVAREEVTDEEMARWEKKRVAQKQLETNEDASKKLEKRNDESSITEARARYLQRKQNRFQTKHS from the exons ATGACGAACCCGGAAGAGTCGAGCTGGACAGGAGACGTGGAGTCCAAACTCCTTCCCATTTATCAACACAGACACAAGCTAATAGAAGCTGTAAAGGAAAACCAGTTCCTGGTTGTAACTGGTGAGACCGGAAGCGGGAAAACCACGCAGCTGCCGCAGTACCTGTATCAGGCTG GTTTATGCAGAGATGGGAAAATCGGTCTCACGCAGCCGAGGAGAGTGGCGGCCATCACCGTCGCTCAGAGAGTCTCTCAGGAGTTGGGGGTCAGTTTAGGGCACCAGGTTGGTTATCAGGTGCGCTTTGACGACTGCACCACAAAG GACACTTTGATTAAGTACATGACAGATGGCTGTATGCTGAGGGAAATCCTAACAGACAGAAGTTTAAGGCAATACAGTGTTGTGATCCTCGATGAAGTTCACGAGAGGAGCCTCAACACG GATATTTTGCTCGGATTGCTGAAAAAGACTCCATCTCGAGGCTGCCATGGCCGCACGCTTCCTCTGAAGGTGGTAGTGATGTCTGCGACTCTGGAAACAGACAAGCTGAGTGTCTTTTTGGGAGATTGTCCTGTATTTGCGATTCCAGGAAGAACCTACCCTGTGAAAGAACTGTTCTGCAATTTGATTGGACCAAAGGAAAAAGAAGGTTCTGCGTAcgtgaaagca GTGGTGAAGATGGCTTTAGATGTTCATACTAATGAAGCAGCTGGCGATATCCTCGTCTTTCTGACAG GTCAGTCTGAGATCGAGAAAGCCTGTGACATGCTCTTTGAAAAGGCCGAGTCCATAGACTACCGTTATGATGTGAATGATAGAACAGTCGAAGGCCTTCTTATTCTGCCTTTGTATGGATCCATGCCAACAG ATCAACAAAAGCAGATATTTCAGCCTGCTCCTGCAGGTGTGAGGAAGTGTGTAGTGGCAACCAATATTGCAGCAACATCGCTCACAATCAACGGAGTCAG ataTATTGTTGATAGTGGATTCGTGAAACAGTTGAATCACAACTCACGAGTTGGCCTGGACATCCTCGATGTGGTGCCAATATCAAA AAGTGAGGCTCAGCAACGAGCAGGCAGAGCTGGAAGAACTTCACCAGGGAAGTGCTTCAGAATCTACAATAAGGAATTTTGGGAGAAATGCATGCCTGAATATACCGTGCCAGAGATACAGAGAACTAGCCTCACTTCTGTTATCCTCACCCTCAAATGTCTTGGAGTCCACGATGTTATCAG GTTTCCTTACTTAGACCATCCAGAAGAGAGGTTTATCTTGGATGCATTGAAGAAGCTGTACCAGTTTGATGCAATTGACAG GAAGGGTAATGTGACCACTCTGGGAAGGCTGATGGTAGagtttcctcttcctcctggGCTTACCCGTGCACTGTTAAAATCTGCTGCTCTTGGCTGTGAGGAGGTCATGCTTCCTGTGGCAGCCATGCTGTCAGTGGAAAACATCTTCATCCGACCAGGTTGCCATTTCAGCAACAGAACTGTTATTACAGTGATTACAACCATTCTTATTACagtacatacatttttatattttgtccaCAAAGGTCTTCCAGAAAAACAGAAGGAAGCCGAGATAATGCACAGAGAGTTAGCAGCTCGTGCGGGTGGCTCTAATGATTTCCTCATGCTGCTCTGCATCTTTGAGAAATGCAGAGCAAG TGAAAATCCGTCTGCCTGGAGTAAAGATCACTGGATCCACTGGCGGGCACTCAAGTCAGCCTTTAGTGTTGAAACTCAACTCAAGGAAATCCTTTTCCGTCTAAAACAG CGAAAGGATTTTCCACAGGAGACATTTAAAGGCAGCAAAAGTGAACTTCTGAGGCAGTGTCTGTGCCAGGGTTATTTTACTAACGTTGCAAGGAGATCGGTCGGAAAGGCGTTCTGTACTATGGATGGACACGGCTCTACAGTTCACATTCATCCATCCTCATCA CTTTTCGGGCAGGAGGCACAGCTAGactggatcattttccatgACGTCTTGGTCACATCGCGGGTTTATGTGAGAACTGTATGCCCAATCCGATATGACTGGGTGGAGGGCCTGCTGCCAAAGCTGCATGAGATCGATGTTTATGATCTGAGCAATGTCGCTAGAGAGGAAGTAACTGATGAGGAAATGGCACGGTGGGAAAAGAAACGGGTAGCACAAAAACAATTGG AGACCAATGAAGATGCATCAAAAAAGCTTGAGAAGAGAAACGATGAAAGCTCAATCACAGAGGCTCGTGCTCGATATTTACAACGAAAACAGAATCGATTCCAGACAAAACATTCCTGA
- the dhx40 gene encoding probable ATP-dependent RNA helicase DHX40 isoform X2 has protein sequence MTNPEESSWTGDVESKLLPIYQHRHKLIEAVKENQFLVVTGETGSGKTTQLPQYLYQAGLCRDGKIGLTQPRRVAAITVAQRVSQELGVSLGHQVGYQVRFDDCTTKDTLIKYMTDGCMLREILTDRSLRQYSVVILDEVHERSLNTDILLGLLKKTPSRGCHGRTLPLKVVVMSATLETDKLSVFLGDCPVFAIPGRTYPVKELFCNLIGPKEKEGSAYVKAVVKMALDVHTNEAAGDILVFLTGQSEIEKACDMLFEKAESIDYRYDVNDRTVEGLLILPLYGSMPTDQQKQIFQPAPAGVRKCVVATNIAATSLTINGVRYIVDSGFVKQLNHNSRVGLDILDVVPISKSEAQQRAGRAGRTSPGKCFRIYNKEFWEKCMPEYTVPEIQRTSLTSVILTLKCLGVHDVIRFPYLDHPEERFILDALKKLYQFDAIDRKGNVTTLGRLMVEFPLPPGLTRALLKSAALGCEEVMLPVAAMLSVENIFIRPGLPEKQKEAEIMHRELAARAGGSNDFLMLLCIFEKCRASENPSAWSKDHWIHWRALKSAFSVETQLKEILFRLKQRKDFPQETFKGSKSELLRQCLCQGYFTNVARRSVGKAFCTMDGHGSTVHIHPSSSLFGQEAQLDWIIFHDVLVTSRVYVRTVCPIRYDWVEGLLPKLHEIDVYDLSNVAREEVTDEEMARWEKKRVAQKQLETNEDASKKLEKRNDESSITEARARYLQRKQNRFQTKHS, from the exons ATGACGAACCCGGAAGAGTCGAGCTGGACAGGAGACGTGGAGTCCAAACTCCTTCCCATTTATCAACACAGACACAAGCTAATAGAAGCTGTAAAGGAAAACCAGTTCCTGGTTGTAACTGGTGAGACCGGAAGCGGGAAAACCACGCAGCTGCCGCAGTACCTGTATCAGGCTG GTTTATGCAGAGATGGGAAAATCGGTCTCACGCAGCCGAGGAGAGTGGCGGCCATCACCGTCGCTCAGAGAGTCTCTCAGGAGTTGGGGGTCAGTTTAGGGCACCAGGTTGGTTATCAGGTGCGCTTTGACGACTGCACCACAAAG GACACTTTGATTAAGTACATGACAGATGGCTGTATGCTGAGGGAAATCCTAACAGACAGAAGTTTAAGGCAATACAGTGTTGTGATCCTCGATGAAGTTCACGAGAGGAGCCTCAACACG GATATTTTGCTCGGATTGCTGAAAAAGACTCCATCTCGAGGCTGCCATGGCCGCACGCTTCCTCTGAAGGTGGTAGTGATGTCTGCGACTCTGGAAACAGACAAGCTGAGTGTCTTTTTGGGAGATTGTCCTGTATTTGCGATTCCAGGAAGAACCTACCCTGTGAAAGAACTGTTCTGCAATTTGATTGGACCAAAGGAAAAAGAAGGTTCTGCGTAcgtgaaagca GTGGTGAAGATGGCTTTAGATGTTCATACTAATGAAGCAGCTGGCGATATCCTCGTCTTTCTGACAG GTCAGTCTGAGATCGAGAAAGCCTGTGACATGCTCTTTGAAAAGGCCGAGTCCATAGACTACCGTTATGATGTGAATGATAGAACAGTCGAAGGCCTTCTTATTCTGCCTTTGTATGGATCCATGCCAACAG ATCAACAAAAGCAGATATTTCAGCCTGCTCCTGCAGGTGTGAGGAAGTGTGTAGTGGCAACCAATATTGCAGCAACATCGCTCACAATCAACGGAGTCAG ataTATTGTTGATAGTGGATTCGTGAAACAGTTGAATCACAACTCACGAGTTGGCCTGGACATCCTCGATGTGGTGCCAATATCAAA AAGTGAGGCTCAGCAACGAGCAGGCAGAGCTGGAAGAACTTCACCAGGGAAGTGCTTCAGAATCTACAATAAGGAATTTTGGGAGAAATGCATGCCTGAATATACCGTGCCAGAGATACAGAGAACTAGCCTCACTTCTGTTATCCTCACCCTCAAATGTCTTGGAGTCCACGATGTTATCAG GTTTCCTTACTTAGACCATCCAGAAGAGAGGTTTATCTTGGATGCATTGAAGAAGCTGTACCAGTTTGATGCAATTGACAG GAAGGGTAATGTGACCACTCTGGGAAGGCTGATGGTAGagtttcctcttcctcctggGCTTACCCGTGCACTGTTAAAATCTGCTGCTCTTGGCTGTGAGGAGGTCATGCTTCCTGTGGCAGCCATGCTGTCAGTGGAAAACATCTTCATCCGACCAG GTCTTCCAGAAAAACAGAAGGAAGCCGAGATAATGCACAGAGAGTTAGCAGCTCGTGCGGGTGGCTCTAATGATTTCCTCATGCTGCTCTGCATCTTTGAGAAATGCAGAGCAAG TGAAAATCCGTCTGCCTGGAGTAAAGATCACTGGATCCACTGGCGGGCACTCAAGTCAGCCTTTAGTGTTGAAACTCAACTCAAGGAAATCCTTTTCCGTCTAAAACAG CGAAAGGATTTTCCACAGGAGACATTTAAAGGCAGCAAAAGTGAACTTCTGAGGCAGTGTCTGTGCCAGGGTTATTTTACTAACGTTGCAAGGAGATCGGTCGGAAAGGCGTTCTGTACTATGGATGGACACGGCTCTACAGTTCACATTCATCCATCCTCATCA CTTTTCGGGCAGGAGGCACAGCTAGactggatcattttccatgACGTCTTGGTCACATCGCGGGTTTATGTGAGAACTGTATGCCCAATCCGATATGACTGGGTGGAGGGCCTGCTGCCAAAGCTGCATGAGATCGATGTTTATGATCTGAGCAATGTCGCTAGAGAGGAAGTAACTGATGAGGAAATGGCACGGTGGGAAAAGAAACGGGTAGCACAAAAACAATTGG AGACCAATGAAGATGCATCAAAAAAGCTTGAGAAGAGAAACGATGAAAGCTCAATCACAGAGGCTCGTGCTCGATATTTACAACGAAAACAGAATCGATTCCAGACAAAACATTCCTGA